From the genome of Canis lupus baileyi chromosome 32, mCanLup2.hap1, whole genome shotgun sequence, one region includes:
- the LOC140623104 gene encoding small ribosomal subunit protein uS10-like — MALKDTGKTPVEPEVVIHRIRITLTTHNVKSLEKVCADLIRGSKEKNLKVKGPVRMPAKTLRITMKKTPCGEGSKTWDRFQMRIHKRLIDLHNPSEIVKQITSIRIEPGVEVEVTIADGLNQPF, encoded by the coding sequence ATGGCACTTAAAGACACTGGGAAGACCCCCGTGGAACCAGAGGTGGTGATTCACCGAATTAGAATTACTCTAACCACCCACAAcgtaaaatctttggaaaaagtGTGTGCTGACTTGATCAGAGGTTcgaaggaaaagaatctcaaagtGAAAGGACCAGTGAGGATGCCTGCCAAGACTCTGAGAATCACTATGAAAAAGACTCCTTGTGGTGAAGGTTCTAAGACTTGGGATCGTTTTCAGATGAGGATCCACAAGCGACTCATTGATCTGCACAATCCTTCCGAGATTGTTAAGCAGATTACCTCCATCAGAATTGAGCCTGGAGTTGAGGTTGAAGTCACCATTGCAGATGGCTTAAATCAacctttttaa